The nucleotide window ACAGCTTTCCCCGTGTCATTGCGAGCAACGCGAAGCCATCCGTCCTCTGCTAGTGACAACCGCTCTTTTACCAGAAAGCCCTTTAGCTTAACAAGCTATGCCCTACTATGTCTACATCCTGACCAACGCCAGCCATACCGTGCTTTATATCGGCATTACCAACGGCCTAAAGCGCAGAATTCACGAACATAAAACAGGATTACATCCCGGCATACAACGCGAACAAGCTGG belongs to Hymenobacter cellulosilyticus and includes:
- a CDS encoding GIY-YIG nuclease family protein yields the protein MPYYVYILTNASHTVLYIGITNGLKRRIHEHKTGLHPGIQREQAGVLGAVRRCKSRHRPGKAA